In Moorella sp. Hama-1, a single genomic region encodes these proteins:
- a CDS encoding FHA domain-containing protein, which yields MIAVGEILLVGLRFVFVFFIYIFVWHVLKLMYLELGFSPAVRARRRPVLVVLDAKNGGLKRGESYSLGENISIGRDNHNDIIINDSHVSARHAVINQQGGEWQLLDLDSTNGTYLNGQRLTGPHSLRPGDKISIGGVTFKVGWEDASRSPVPYRTGAAR from the coding sequence GTGATTGCTGTGGGCGAGATCCTGCTGGTAGGGTTACGGTTTGTCTTTGTGTTTTTTATCTATATCTTTGTCTGGCATGTCCTCAAGTTGATGTACCTGGAACTGGGATTTTCCCCGGCGGTACGGGCCAGGCGACGCCCGGTTCTGGTGGTCCTGGATGCAAAAAATGGGGGCCTAAAAAGAGGAGAAAGCTACTCCCTCGGCGAAAATATTAGCATCGGTCGCGATAACCATAACGATATTATTATTAACGACAGCCACGTTTCCGCCCGCCATGCTGTGATCAACCAGCAAGGGGGAGAATGGCAACTCCTTGATCTGGACAGCACCAATGGAACTTATCTCAATGGCCAGCGGCTGACCGGTCCGCATAGTTTACGGCCCGGCGATAAAATATCTATCGGCGGCGTGACTTTTAAAGTGGGGTGGGAAGATGCAAGCCGAAGCCCTGTCCCATACCGGACTGGTGCGGCCCGGTAA
- a CDS encoding Stp1/IreP family PP2C-type Ser/Thr phosphatase: protein MQAEALSHTGLVRPGNEDYYILDIERGLLAVADGMGGHQAGEVASHLALRALADKLFNGPPGEPLPRLLAAAAFANEVVYRSSLDSQEREGMGTTMTAVWITGSRAYLTHIGDSRAYLFRDGQLQALTDDHSYVGELVRSGGLTAEEARLHPRRNILTRALGTETRVEIDSRELELQKGDRLLLCTDGLYEVIPDPELAAVLGKNLSLAQAARELLDLALERGGPDNITVVLGLYD, encoded by the coding sequence ATGCAAGCCGAAGCCCTGTCCCATACCGGACTGGTGCGGCCCGGTAATGAAGACTACTATATCCTGGATATCGAACGGGGACTTTTAGCAGTAGCCGACGGCATGGGCGGCCACCAGGCAGGGGAGGTGGCCAGTCACCTGGCCCTGCGGGCCCTGGCAGATAAACTCTTTAACGGACCTCCAGGGGAGCCCCTGCCCCGGCTCCTGGCAGCCGCCGCCTTTGCCAATGAAGTAGTTTACCGGTCTTCTTTGGATAGCCAGGAGCGGGAAGGAATGGGCACAACTATGACGGCCGTCTGGATTACCGGCTCCCGGGCCTACCTGACCCATATAGGCGACAGCCGCGCCTATCTCTTCCGGGACGGACAGTTACAGGCTTTGACAGACGATCATTCTTATGTGGGCGAATTGGTTCGCAGCGGTGGCCTGACGGCGGAGGAGGCCCGCCTGCATCCCCGGCGGAATATCCTTACCCGGGCCCTGGGAACCGAAACCCGGGTGGAGATCGATAGCCGGGAACTGGAACTGCAAAAGGGGGACCGCCTCCTCCTTTGTACCGACGGCCTTTATGAAGTCATCCCGGACCCGGAGCTGGCTGCGGTCCTGGGGAAAAATCTGTCCCTGGCACAGGCAGCCAGGGAACTGCTGGACCTGGCCCTGGAACGGGGGGGCCCAGATAATATAACGGTGGTGTTGGGCCTCTATGATTAG